In Nitrospinota bacterium, the following proteins share a genomic window:
- a CDS encoding ABC transporter permease subunit — MTAYIIRRLLLMFPTLIGIITITFIATQFVPGGPIDQMKSLLRGHGSTLTEAGGGALTGPGKKFGEIDPKHMAALKKIYHLDRPLWERYLRTFLWYSPKNESASFLENFFDRDNWEGFLVFKFGNSFYRNKSVLELIKEKLPVSASLGITSFFLTYTICIILGIAKAVKHGTRFDTVTSMIVLIGYSVPGFVLAIFLIVLFGPGDGAIVHLIPIAGLTSVGTPGYESWTFWEKLSDYLHHLAAPLLCYVLGGFATLTLLTKNAFLEEMRKQYVLTARAKGLPEKKVLFKHVLKNSLIPLVTGFPIAFLAMFFSGSLLLEQIFTLDGLGLLSYQAVIQRDYPIVLGTLFIFSLMGLIGQLLTDLSYILIDRRISFDESQG, encoded by the coding sequence ATGACCGCATACATCATTCGCCGACTCTTATTGATGTTTCCGACTTTAATTGGAATCATCACCATAACCTTTATCGCCACTCAATTTGTCCCAGGAGGCCCGATAGATCAGATGAAATCTCTATTGCGGGGGCACGGCAGCACTCTGACAGAAGCAGGAGGTGGTGCCTTGACGGGACCAGGTAAAAAGTTTGGCGAAATAGATCCCAAGCATATGGCCGCATTGAAAAAGATTTACCATCTTGACCGGCCACTGTGGGAAAGATATTTGCGTACTTTTTTATGGTACTCCCCGAAAAATGAATCCGCTTCGTTTTTGGAAAATTTTTTTGACCGCGACAATTGGGAAGGATTTCTGGTTTTTAAATTTGGCAACTCCTTTTATCGAAACAAGTCTGTTCTTGAACTAATCAAAGAGAAATTACCCGTCTCAGCTTCTTTGGGCATCACCAGCTTTTTTTTGACTTATACCATCTGCATTATTCTAGGTATCGCCAAAGCCGTTAAACATGGAACACGCTTTGATACAGTCACAAGCATGATTGTACTTATTGGTTACAGCGTTCCAGGTTTTGTGCTGGCAATTTTTCTCATCGTCCTCTTTGGCCCAGGGGATGGTGCCATTGTCCACCTTATACCCATTGCCGGCCTGACATCAGTTGGTACTCCCGGTTACGAATCCTGGACGTTCTGGGAAAAACTTTCGGACTACCTCCATCATTTAGCAGCACCACTGCTATGCTACGTGCTTGGAGGTTTTGCCACCCTCACCCTGCTGACCAAGAACGCGTTTCTGGAAGAGATGCGCAAGCAATACGTGTTGACGGCCAGAGCCAAGGGGTTACCAGAAAAAAAAGTTTTATTCAAACATGTACTGAAAAATTCGTTGATCCCCCTGGTGACTGGTTTTCCCATTGCTTTCCTGGCCATGTTCTTTTCCGGTTCACTGTTGTTAGAGCAAATTTTCACTTTGGATGGACTTGGGCTTCTTTCATATCAGGCGGTAATCCAAAGAGACTACCCAATTGTACTCGGCACCCTTTTTATTTTTTCTCTCATGGGACTGATAGGACAGTTACTGACCGACCTATCCTACATTTTAATTGACAGAAGAATCTCATTCGATGAATCCCAGGGCTGA
- a CDS encoding radical SAM protein, with amino-acid sequence MSAKYLELSRSELELRAQEAYEIYHECQVCPHACKVDRTQGQTGYCGQTDLLSISSSVRHFGEEPPLVGTNGVGNLFVTACNMRCDYCQNFQISQLWSKQVDKISPERTWQNTAEQMLLLQEKGVHFIGWVSPSHVVPGLLKSLSIAREMGLTIPIIYNTNAYDGLATLKLLDGVVDVYLPDLKYSDSAKAREISHIHEYKEFSQQAVLEMYRQVGPLELSEDGLAESGLLVRHLILPDNLAGTWETLCFIALELSPSVPLSLMSQYRPVHKVNEPLSREITRDEYESAISMARELGFENLYLQSMETAVHNLPDFNDKENPFPLDRAHNQDIVRTQ; translated from the coding sequence ATGTCTGCGAAATACCTTGAGTTGAGCCGGTCTGAATTGGAGTTGAGAGCCCAGGAGGCCTATGAAATTTATCATGAGTGCCAGGTATGCCCTCATGCCTGCAAGGTGGATCGAACTCAAGGCCAAACGGGTTATTGTGGTCAAACGGATCTTTTGAGTATATCATCCAGTGTCCGGCATTTTGGTGAAGAGCCGCCCCTGGTAGGTACAAATGGAGTGGGTAATTTGTTCGTGACAGCATGTAATATGCGTTGTGATTATTGTCAGAATTTTCAAATTTCCCAATTATGGTCTAAACAAGTAGATAAAATCAGCCCTGAACGGACCTGGCAGAATACGGCTGAGCAAATGCTACTTTTGCAGGAGAAGGGTGTTCATTTTATCGGTTGGGTTTCTCCTTCCCACGTTGTTCCAGGTTTGTTAAAAAGCCTGTCTATTGCCCGTGAAATGGGGCTTACTATTCCCATAATCTATAATACCAATGCATACGATGGCCTGGCTACATTAAAACTTCTTGATGGGGTGGTGGATGTTTATCTCCCTGATTTAAAATATTCGGATTCTGCTAAAGCCAGGGAAATTTCACATATTCATGAATATAAGGAGTTTTCCCAACAGGCGGTGCTGGAAATGTACCGTCAAGTAGGACCTTTGGAATTAAGTGAAGATGGATTAGCTGAAAGTGGTTTGCTGGTTAGACATTTGATACTGCCTGATAATCTTGCTGGAACATGGGAGACGCTTTGTTTTATTGCTCTTGAGTTGTCGCCAAGTGTTCCTTTGAGCCTGATGAGTCAATATCGTCCGGTTCATAAAGTAAATGAGCCTTTGAGTCGCGAGATCACCCGGGACGAATATGAAAGCGCAATCTCCATGGCTCGGGAATTGGGATTTGAGAATTTGTATCTTCAATCTATGGAAACGGCAGTGCATAATTTGCCAGACTTTAACGATAAGGAAAACCCGTTTCCTCTTGATCGTGCCCATAACCAGGACATTGTCAGGACTCAGTAA
- the ispG gene encoding (E)-4-hydroxy-3-methylbut-2-enyl-diphosphate synthase → MTLRKTRKIRIGSLEIGGDAPIAVQSMAATQTQDLEATSRQIEVLEAAQADIIRIAVDSEKDVAALKVLRQRFPDSVWSVDLQENYKLAPIVAPFVNKIRYNPGHLFHLEKEKTIREKVEFIVNAAKENDCAIRIGVNCGSVDPDYKERYKEDSVEAMVRSAVDHCQMLDEMGFVNYCVSLKDSESQKVIEANQRFAKERPDVPLHLGVTEAGLPPEGIIKTRIAFEQLISAGIGDTIRVSLTLPNDEKGEEIKVGQEILKDISEGRFRSVPENFLDGLNIIACPSCSRVENDKFVDLAQDVRKMTEYAEKYKLTIAVMGCRVNGPGETDDADLGLWCGPTRVNLKKGTETLGSYSYDEILGQLKKEIDQMIQEKFSQPA, encoded by the coding sequence ATGACTTTGAGAAAAACACGAAAAATTCGTATAGGAAGCCTTGAAATTGGCGGTGATGCCCCGATTGCGGTGCAAAGTATGGCTGCTACACAGACCCAGGATCTGGAAGCGACTTCCAGGCAGATAGAAGTTCTTGAAGCGGCCCAGGCAGACATTATTCGTATTGCGGTCGATAGCGAAAAGGATGTGGCGGCTCTTAAAGTTTTACGCCAACGGTTTCCTGATAGTGTGTGGTCCGTAGACTTGCAGGAAAATTATAAACTGGCACCTATCGTTGCCCCTTTTGTGAATAAAATCCGCTACAATCCGGGACATTTGTTCCATTTGGAAAAAGAAAAAACGATTCGCGAGAAGGTTGAGTTCATCGTCAATGCTGCAAAAGAAAATGATTGTGCCATTCGAATTGGTGTCAATTGTGGTTCTGTGGATCCGGATTATAAGGAACGCTATAAAGAGGATTCGGTTGAAGCCATGGTCAGATCGGCCGTTGATCATTGTCAGATGCTTGATGAGATGGGCTTTGTGAATTATTGTGTTTCACTCAAAGACTCTGAGTCCCAGAAAGTGATTGAGGCCAACCAGAGGTTTGCAAAAGAAAGACCGGATGTGCCTTTACATTTGGGAGTGACGGAAGCAGGGTTGCCTCCAGAAGGAATTATCAAAACCCGTATAGCTTTTGAACAGTTGATTTCAGCTGGTATAGGGGATACGATCCGCGTTTCCCTGACTCTACCTAATGATGAGAAGGGTGAGGAGATTAAGGTTGGCCAGGAAATCTTAAAAGACATTTCAGAAGGACGCTTCCGCTCTGTCCCTGAGAACTTTCTTGATGGATTGAATATAATTGCCTGCCCGAGTTGCTCCAGAGTTGAGAATGACAAGTTTGTTGATCTTGCTCAGGATGTACGGAAAATGACCGAATATGCTGAGAAATATAAACTGACTATTGCGGTTATGGGGTGTCGTGTGAACGGTCCGGGAGAAACTGATGATGCGGATCTGGGGCTGTGGTGCGGCCCCACACGTGTGAACCTGAAAAAAGGAACAGAAACTTTGGGGTCTTATTCTTATGATGAGATTCTGGGGCAATTGAAAAAGGAAATTGATCAGATGATTCAGGAAAAATTTTCTCAGCCTGCTTAG
- a CDS encoding tetratricopeptide repeat protein has protein sequence MKKILSIFLGLGLLTASSSALSQEEIPSAQSMKAALQKEPDNPVLLTQLGLIYLKNKKFQQAIPPLEQSLKIRKDDFKSHFYLALAYGAVGRHDKKLEELQESLRIKPDFAEANFKIGLAHAALNRHHEATEYYQKAIKLEPDNYDSHYFLALSYFLSNRYQEALAAILESIRLNPNNAEAQYTLGQIYLKLGRYKMAINPLQTAMSIHPKLAQR, from the coding sequence ATGAAAAAGATATTGTCAATATTTTTAGGTTTAGGTCTTCTCACTGCCAGCTCCTCAGCATTATCTCAGGAGGAAATTCCTTCAGCACAGTCAATGAAAGCCGCATTACAAAAAGAACCTGATAATCCTGTTTTGCTTACACAGCTGGGTCTCATTTATCTTAAAAACAAAAAATTTCAACAAGCTATTCCACCCTTGGAACAGTCTTTAAAGATTCGAAAAGATGATTTCAAATCGCATTTTTATCTGGCCCTTGCTTATGGAGCTGTCGGACGCCACGATAAAAAGCTCGAAGAACTTCAGGAAAGCCTGCGAATCAAACCCGATTTTGCCGAAGCCAATTTTAAAATTGGTTTGGCCCATGCAGCTTTAAACAGACACCATGAGGCGACCGAATACTACCAAAAAGCCATTAAACTAGAACCCGACAATTACGATTCTCATTATTTCCTGGCATTGTCTTATTTTCTGTCCAACAGGTATCAGGAAGCCCTTGCGGCCATTTTAGAATCAATCAGGCTCAATCCAAATAATGCAGAAGCCCAGTACACACTGGGACAAATCTATTTGAAGCTGGGCCGGTATAAAATGGCTATAAATCCGCTGCAAACTGCTATGAGCATCCACCCTAAATTGGCACAAAGATAG
- the tig gene encoding trigger factor, with the protein MEFDVEELEGMKRKLNITIPKDVVSKRVDDAYKVLNKQVKIPGFRPGKIPQKILEKQVPMQSMTEMFQELMQEYYEQALQKSGLKPTGQPEIDHSGMQDIKRDEPLKFAVILDTKPELKVKDYKGLKFKKKEGVITDAEIEETLEKVLSRHGSVEEMPAGYVVKDGDILTLDFEGTMNGHPLENGSASDHEMRVGEKKMIPGFEDQLIGHVQDEEFEVSVVLPADWNQKMRRISFPIPGADEKQEDDRAIFKVKIKRIRTLHLPDLTDGIAQREGFDTVDELRRAIKIDLQGHKEQHEELRIKEDIFNMLVKDAEIEPPESAIERELKFMIEGMKFQIAQSGMKIEDSGFEPEKAMKEWREKAIFNTTGYMMLESVAAAENIHLTQQDMEAEYELLAKQTKQKVEEVQKRIMANPDSLNQTTSKLLGQKTMNFIYSNCEIEYYKDGEEPPGELES; encoded by the coding sequence ATGGAATTTGATGTTGAAGAATTAGAAGGGATGAAGCGAAAATTAAATATTACCATTCCCAAGGATGTTGTCTCAAAAAGGGTGGATGACGCTTATAAGGTTTTGAACAAGCAAGTCAAGATTCCTGGTTTCAGACCAGGAAAAATCCCTCAAAAAATACTTGAGAAGCAGGTCCCCATGCAGTCAATGACGGAAATGTTTCAGGAGTTGATGCAGGAATACTATGAACAGGCCCTTCAGAAGTCCGGGCTAAAGCCTACCGGTCAGCCGGAAATCGATCACTCAGGCATGCAGGATATAAAACGTGATGAGCCTTTAAAGTTTGCTGTGATACTCGATACCAAACCTGAGTTGAAAGTTAAGGATTATAAGGGGCTTAAATTTAAAAAGAAAGAAGGGGTTATCACCGATGCGGAGATTGAAGAAACATTGGAAAAGGTTTTAAGTCGCCATGGTTCAGTCGAGGAAATGCCTGCTGGATATGTGGTTAAGGATGGAGACATCCTTACTTTGGATTTTGAAGGTACTATGAATGGACACCCTCTGGAAAATGGCAGTGCAAGCGATCATGAAATGAGGGTAGGGGAAAAGAAAATGATTCCCGGCTTTGAAGATCAGTTGATCGGTCATGTTCAGGATGAGGAGTTCGAGGTGTCCGTCGTTCTACCTGCTGACTGGAACCAGAAAATGCGCCGAATCAGTTTTCCAATACCCGGTGCTGATGAAAAACAGGAAGATGACCGTGCTATATTTAAAGTCAAAATTAAAAGAATAAGAACGCTTCATCTTCCAGACTTAACAGATGGTATTGCCCAGCGGGAAGGATTCGATACGGTTGATGAACTTCGAAGGGCTATCAAGATTGATTTGCAAGGCCATAAAGAACAACATGAAGAGCTAAGGATTAAAGAAGATATTTTTAATATGCTGGTCAAAGACGCTGAAATTGAACCGCCGGAGTCAGCGATAGAACGAGAATTAAAGTTCATGATTGAAGGCATGAAATTTCAGATTGCACAGTCTGGAATGAAAATTGAGGACTCTGGGTTTGAGCCGGAAAAAGCCATGAAGGAGTGGCGGGAAAAGGCGATCTTTAACACTACCGGTTATATGATGCTTGAGTCCGTTGCCGCTGCTGAAAACATCCATTTGACCCAGCAGGACATGGAAGCTGAATATGAATTGCTGGCTAAACAAACGAAGCAGAAAGTTGAAGAAGTCCAAAAAAGGATTATGGCTAACCCTGATTCGTTGAACCAGACAACCAGTAAATTATTGGGGCAAAAAACCATGAACTTTATTTACTCAAATTGTGAGATTGAGTATTACAAAGATGGTGAAGAGCCCCCAGGCGAACTGGAAAGCTGA
- a CDS encoding ABC transporter substrate-binding protein — protein MTKLLSASIIILLLAQQSWATAQHGLSLYSPQDLKYKPGQSYEYANPSAPKGGSLVLADFGAFTKLNPASLKGVTAPGIGQLVFQTPMDSSADDDEPFSQYGNLVENVELAEDRLSMTYTIYKQARFSDGHPVTADDFVFSFNLIKDPEYHPIYKEYFKDIKSIEKINEHTVRYHFAIYNQELPLITGQMLIFPKHIYGAKGKSFGADFDDIAVASGPYTVEKYEYGKFITFKRNPKWWGKNIPVNRGRYNFDRVTFKIYLDPVAQREAFKGGEFDMQLVNSSRDWALDYKGDFVKKGYYIRGEFPHTRVAGMQGFAMNMRNEFFKSRKVRAAVAMAFDFEWSNKNLFYGQYTRNECYFDNNPEMKAQGVPQGDVKDLLTRLRKKYKSHVPKTALSKPVGAPGQGQSTAKNIQIANVLLDSAGWKVGTDGIRTKGKQRLQFELLLAGPGFQRIAEPYKNNLKKIGAQLDIKVVQIAEYEERLRNFKFGMIVANYPQSRSPGNEQRYMWGSEAAMTPGTRNYMGIKNPAIDELIDGIIKAKTRKELIVKIHALDRILTHQFYVVPHWYIAYDRAVYWNKFSRPEVNPSQNNISNNLLEWWWWDGEKARKLKKAKAEGKSLR, from the coding sequence ATGACAAAACTACTATCAGCCAGCATCATAATATTACTACTCGCTCAACAATCCTGGGCAACAGCCCAGCATGGACTATCATTATATAGTCCACAGGACTTGAAATACAAACCCGGACAAAGTTATGAATACGCTAACCCCAGCGCACCTAAAGGAGGAAGTCTCGTGTTGGCGGATTTTGGCGCATTCACCAAACTAAACCCAGCCTCTCTCAAGGGTGTGACCGCACCCGGTATCGGGCAACTGGTATTTCAAACTCCTATGGACAGTTCTGCCGATGACGACGAGCCGTTTTCACAATACGGTAACCTGGTAGAAAATGTTGAGCTGGCCGAAGACCGGCTCTCCATGACTTATACCATTTATAAACAGGCCCGGTTTTCAGATGGACATCCCGTTACAGCGGATGATTTTGTTTTCTCATTCAACCTGATTAAGGATCCCGAATACCACCCAATCTATAAGGAATATTTCAAGGACATCAAGTCCATTGAAAAAATAAATGAACACACTGTCCGTTACCATTTTGCGATATACAACCAGGAACTACCTTTAATAACAGGGCAGATGCTGATATTTCCTAAACATATTTATGGTGCCAAGGGCAAATCATTTGGAGCGGATTTCGATGATATAGCCGTCGCAAGCGGACCCTACACCGTCGAAAAATACGAATATGGCAAATTTATCACCTTCAAGCGCAACCCGAAATGGTGGGGCAAAAACATTCCTGTCAATCGTGGGCGTTATAACTTTGACCGGGTCACATTCAAAATCTACCTAGATCCTGTAGCCCAGCGAGAAGCGTTCAAAGGTGGTGAATTCGATATGCAGTTGGTCAACAGTTCCCGGGACTGGGCATTGGACTATAAAGGTGACTTTGTCAAAAAGGGATACTACATCCGTGGAGAATTTCCACACACACGGGTAGCGGGCATGCAGGGATTCGCCATGAATATGAGGAACGAATTCTTTAAATCTCGCAAAGTACGAGCCGCCGTTGCCATGGCTTTCGACTTTGAATGGAGCAATAAAAATTTATTTTATGGGCAGTATACTCGTAATGAATGCTACTTCGATAACAACCCTGAAATGAAAGCCCAGGGAGTACCTCAAGGTGACGTCAAAGACCTCCTCACACGTTTAAGAAAAAAATATAAAAGCCATGTTCCCAAAACAGCTCTCAGCAAGCCAGTAGGTGCTCCGGGGCAAGGCCAGTCAACTGCAAAAAATATCCAGATTGCCAACGTCCTTCTTGACTCAGCCGGTTGGAAAGTCGGCACAGATGGAATTCGTACCAAAGGCAAACAACGTTTACAGTTTGAGCTTCTTTTAGCTGGACCCGGGTTTCAGCGCATCGCAGAACCTTATAAGAATAATTTAAAAAAAATTGGCGCTCAGTTGGACATTAAGGTTGTACAAATTGCAGAATATGAAGAACGACTGAGAAACTTCAAATTCGGCATGATCGTGGCAAACTATCCTCAAAGCAGGTCACCGGGAAATGAGCAACGTTATATGTGGGGAAGTGAAGCAGCCATGACACCCGGAACTAGAAATTATATGGGTATAAAAAATCCTGCTATTGACGAGTTGATTGATGGAATTATTAAAGCAAAAACCCGAAAAGAATTGATCGTCAAAATCCATGCTCTTGACCGGATTCTCACCCACCAGTTTTATGTAGTTCCACATTGGTATATTGCCTACGATCGGGCAGTGTATTGGAATAAGTTCAGCCGTCCCGAAGTCAATCCATCTCAAAATAATATTTCCAACAACCTCCTGGAATGGTGGTGGTGGGATGGAGAAAAGGCCCGAAAGCTGAAGAAAGCAAAGGCAGAAGGTAAATCTCTCCGATAA
- a CDS encoding dipeptide ABC transporter ATP-binding protein has protein sequence MMLSVKNLATHFHAGLGKTARAVDGVSFDLEQGKTLALVGESGCGKTQTAFSIIRLIAENGYHPTGEIHFQGQNLFKLNDEDMRGMRGNDIAMIFQEPMTSLNPLFRIGDQLAEPLKQHLKIATGDSRKKALELLEKVGIPDPHKRIDDFPHQLSGGMKQRVMIAMALACEPKLLIADEPTTALDVTIQAQVLSLMSELQKQNGMAILLITHDMGIVNQMADDLCIMYAGRIAEYGSREKIFNKMAHPYTQKLFSSIPKLQKSNLLLDTIPGLVPSATEYKDGCRFADRCSEVMDICHTQESSVHQLSKNHQTTCHLLDKGPSLSQKQKGKTQPIPIRKIENQPLVKIRNLKTHFPVRKGVFLRVANHIRAVDNINLDIKKGSTVALVGESGCGKTTLGESILQLVPDAQGEVLFDDKNIMLLKGKALKKFRRSMQVVFQDPFGSLQPRMTIERIVGEGIETHQPDLSPTERINKISRVLKEVGLSPAILERYPHEFSGGQRQRIAIARALILEPEFLVLDEPTSALDVSVQAQVLNLLKELQARHKLTYLFISHNLSVVRYMADTVAIMYLGKIVEQSPVEELFDNPRHPYTKSLLEAVPSLESRKPFKPLTGDVPSPLNPPKGCHFHPRCPIYLSEEPGSELSKRCTRQIPEKSGDTHSFVSCHNITLAPKK, from the coding sequence ATGATGTTATCAGTAAAAAATCTAGCCACTCATTTTCATGCAGGATTGGGAAAGACTGCCCGAGCTGTAGATGGAGTATCCTTTGATCTTGAGCAGGGTAAGACTTTGGCCCTGGTTGGAGAATCCGGATGTGGAAAAACCCAGACTGCCTTTTCAATCATTCGCCTGATCGCTGAAAATGGTTATCACCCAACAGGTGAAATCCATTTTCAGGGACAAAATCTGTTCAAGCTGAATGATGAAGATATGCGAGGTATGAGGGGAAATGATATCGCCATGATATTTCAGGAGCCAATGACCTCCCTGAACCCCCTGTTTCGTATTGGTGACCAGCTTGCGGAGCCATTAAAACAGCACTTGAAGATTGCTACAGGGGATTCCCGAAAAAAAGCTCTTGAACTTTTGGAGAAGGTAGGAATACCTGATCCACATAAACGCATTGATGACTTTCCACACCAGCTTTCTGGAGGCATGAAGCAAAGAGTCATGATTGCCATGGCCCTGGCCTGCGAGCCAAAACTGCTCATAGCCGATGAACCTACTACCGCTTTGGATGTAACGATTCAAGCACAAGTATTAAGCCTGATGAGTGAGTTACAAAAACAAAACGGTATGGCGATTCTTCTTATCACACATGATATGGGCATCGTAAACCAGATGGCTGATGATTTGTGCATCATGTACGCTGGCCGGATAGCAGAGTATGGTAGCCGTGAGAAAATCTTTAACAAAATGGCTCACCCGTACACACAAAAGCTTTTCAGTTCAATCCCGAAACTTCAAAAAAGCAATCTTCTGCTAGACACCATTCCCGGCCTGGTTCCTTCGGCGACAGAATACAAGGATGGATGCAGGTTTGCCGACCGTTGTTCTGAAGTCATGGATATTTGCCACACACAAGAAAGTTCAGTCCACCAGCTAAGTAAAAATCATCAAACAACCTGCCATTTACTAGATAAAGGCCCTAGTCTATCTCAGAAGCAAAAAGGCAAAACACAACCTATTCCCATACGTAAAATTGAAAACCAGCCGCTGGTTAAAATAAGAAATTTAAAAACCCATTTTCCAGTCCGCAAAGGTGTATTTCTGCGTGTGGCAAACCATATACGGGCAGTGGACAATATAAACCTGGATATTAAAAAGGGTTCCACGGTTGCCCTGGTGGGAGAATCTGGTTGCGGAAAAACCACCTTGGGTGAATCTATCCTTCAACTGGTACCTGATGCACAAGGAGAAGTGTTATTTGACGATAAAAACATTATGCTTCTTAAAGGAAAGGCTTTAAAAAAATTTCGTCGAAGTATGCAGGTCGTATTCCAGGATCCTTTCGGTTCGTTACAACCCCGAATGACGATAGAGAGAATTGTGGGTGAAGGGATTGAAACACACCAGCCCGACCTGTCACCCACGGAACGGATCAATAAAATTTCCCGGGTTTTAAAAGAAGTGGGGTTAAGTCCTGCCATCTTAGAACGTTATCCGCATGAATTTTCAGGAGGCCAACGGCAACGAATTGCGATTGCCCGTGCTCTCATTTTAGAACCGGAATTTCTGGTACTGGATGAACCCACCAGCGCACTGGATGTCTCTGTACAGGCACAGGTTCTGAACCTGCTAAAGGAATTGCAGGCACGCCACAAACTGACTTATCTCTTTATCAGCCACAATCTCAGCGTAGTTCGTTATATGGCTGATACAGTAGCGATCATGTATCTTGGTAAAATTGTTGAACAGTCACCGGTTGAAGAACTTTTTGACAACCCACGTCACCCTTATACCAAATCGCTTCTAGAGGCTGTTCCCTCGCTGGAATCCCGTAAACCTTTCAAACCATTGACAGGAGATGTTCCCTCACCGCTCAACCCACCAAAAGGTTGCCATTTTCACCCACGCTGTCCGATTTATTTAAGTGAAGAGCCGGGATCCGAATTGTCAAAAAGATGTACCCGCCAAATTCCTGAAAAGTCAGGAGATACCCATTCGTTTGTAAGTTGTCACAACATAACACTGGCTCCAAAAAAATAA
- a CDS encoding ABC transporter permease subunit, with product MLKLNKELTEKVAVFKNDKRAYNSFLVLSFLFLITLPAELICNVRPLIIVVESKPYFPILFTYSEKDFGGTLPSEPDYKSPRFLGILKGVPDTPVQEIQDKSSFELQLDDFEDEDAVEEPSFSVELDDFEEIDETVTPTVESSSPQPVTPRDHWILWPPVRYDYKYIPTESKTGNVVLAAPYRTSRPHGDGFIESSWMDGHYLGTDDRGRDVLARLIYGFRISMVFGASLAITGTLIGCLIGGTQGFFGGAIDLVGQRLTEIWGSIPRLYILIILSSFLVPSALLLFLILNLTAWMGIAAYIRAEFLKVRNFEFVKAAKGLGVSNFTIMRRHILPNALTPVVTFFPFEVTAGILALVSLDYLNLGVPSPAPSIGELLAQGKNNLQALWILLPTFVSLTATITLLTFIGEGIRNAFDPRKAL from the coding sequence ATGCTGAAGTTGAATAAAGAACTAACAGAAAAGGTCGCTGTCTTTAAAAATGACAAGCGTGCCTATAACAGTTTTTTGGTTTTGTCATTTCTGTTTTTAATTACTTTGCCAGCCGAATTAATCTGTAATGTGCGACCATTGATAATCGTTGTGGAAAGTAAACCCTATTTCCCCATCCTCTTCACATACAGCGAGAAAGATTTTGGGGGCACTCTACCGAGCGAACCGGATTATAAATCCCCCCGGTTTCTTGGAATATTAAAAGGAGTCCCCGATACTCCCGTTCAAGAAATACAGGATAAAAGTTCATTTGAGTTGCAACTGGATGACTTCGAAGATGAAGACGCAGTAGAAGAACCTTCATTCAGTGTCGAGCTTGATGATTTTGAAGAGATCGATGAAACGGTGACACCAACGGTTGAAAGTTCTTCACCCCAGCCAGTCACTCCAAGAGATCACTGGATACTATGGCCTCCAGTACGTTACGACTATAAATACATACCAACAGAATCAAAAACCGGGAATGTAGTCCTCGCAGCACCCTACCGAACATCCCGGCCTCATGGAGACGGATTTATAGAAAGCTCCTGGATGGATGGGCATTATCTTGGAACCGATGACCGGGGGAGAGATGTTCTGGCAAGGTTAATATATGGGTTCCGCATTTCAATGGTGTTTGGCGCATCCCTGGCGATTACTGGCACCCTTATCGGATGCCTGATAGGCGGGACACAGGGGTTCTTCGGCGGTGCAATTGACCTTGTTGGTCAACGGTTGACAGAAATCTGGGGGTCAATTCCAAGATTATATATCCTGATAATTTTAAGTTCTTTTTTAGTACCTTCAGCACTGCTTCTTTTTTTAATTTTGAACCTGACCGCATGGATGGGAATTGCCGCCTACATTCGTGCAGAATTTTTAAAAGTCCGCAACTTTGAATTTGTTAAAGCGGCCAAGGGACTTGGAGTTTCAAACTTTACGATCATGCGTCGACATATACTGCCAAACGCCTTAACTCCGGTTGTGACGTTCTTTCCTTTCGAAGTCACAGCGGGAATTCTGGCATTGGTGAGTCTTGATTATCTAAATCTGGGTGTGCCCAGTCCTGCTCCAAGTATCGGGGAACTGTTGGCACAAGGAAAAAACAACCTTCAGGCATTGTGGATTTTACTGCCGACTTTCGTCTCACTAACTGCGACAATCACACTATTAACTTTTATAGGAGAAGGTATCCGCAACGCCTTCGATCCAAGAAAAGCTCTGTAA